Genomic window (Bacillus marinisedimentorum):
AATCGAAGCGCAGGCTGCCGAGTTCCATCAATTCCAGCAAAAGCTTGAGAAAAACAGGCAGAGCTATTCATCCAGTGAATCAAAACTTTACCAGGCTTATCAGTACATCCAGCAGTTCAGATCAAAAAAAGAAGTGCTTGAGGACATGCAGGACGACTACTCGGGTTTTTTCCAGGGGGTCAAGGAAGTTTTGAAAGCGCGTGACCGGATTCCGGGAATAGCGGGTGCAGTTGCCGAATTGATTACAGTTCCGAAAGAGTATGAAACTGCCATTGAAACGGCACTGGGCGGAGCGATGCAGCACATTGTCATCGATAACGAAAAAAATGCCCGTTCAGCGATCGGCTTCTTGAAAAAAATGCGGTACGGAAGGGCGACTTTCCTCCCGATGACTGTCCTGAAAGGAAGGAGCATTCCTGCAGGGCAGCTGGAAGCAGTCAGCGGACACCCTGCTTTTATCGGCGTTGGTGCCGAACTTGTCAAACATGAAGACCGATACTCCCCTGTTATTTCCAATCTGCTCGGCAATGTCATTGTCACAAGCGATTTGAAGGGTGCCAATGATTTGGCCCGCATGCTTAACTACCGGTACCGGATTGTTACAGCAGAAGGGGATGTGGTGAACCCGGGCGGCTCGATGACAGGTGGTGCGGCAAAGCAAAAAGGCAACTCCCTTTTAAGCCGCCAGCGTGAACTTGAACACCTGAAGAGAAAATTGGCTGAAGCGGAAAAGCAGACGGGGCAGCTTGAAAAGCGCGTAAAGTCTTTGAAAGAAACCATCTCAGCGGATGAAAAGAGAATGGACGAATGGCGCGAAAAAATCAGCCGGGCCAAAATGGATGAACAGGCGTTGAAAAGCGGACTCAGGGAAGTGGAAATGGAAGAACGCAATGCTTCTGAGAGACTGTCGCTTTACGAGCATGAAATGCAAAGCTACCAGCAGGACAGGCAGCAAAAAAGCGAAAAGCTGGATAAGCTGAAAAAGGAATTGGCTGCCAGCACCCTCGAGGCAAAAGAATTGGAGCAGACGATCGAACAATTGACAAAGCAAAAATCCGTCCAGCAGCATTCAAAAGAAGCGCTGCAGAGTGATGTGACCGAATTGAAAGTTACATATGCCGAAAAGCAGCAAATGGCAGCCAATCAGGAGAACACAGTAGCAAGAATTGCAGCAGAACAAGCGGAGACGAAAGAGCTCCTCGAAAACGCGAAAGAAGAATTTATTCTGCTTGAAGAAGAAATGAACTCCAACTCTTCCGGAGAGGAAAAACTTGAAGAAGAGATCATCCGCAAACGGAGGGAAAAGGATGAAAGTGTCTCACTTATTTCGAATCGCCGCGAAGAACGGATGAAACACCAACAGAAGCATGATGATATTGAACGGGAATTGAAGGAAGAAAAACGGCAGTACAAACAGCTGACCGAGCTGCTTAGGGATGAGGAAGTCAAAATCAACCGCCTTGATGTCGGGCTTGAAAACAGGCTCGACCACCTGCGTGACGAATATGCGCTGTCGTTTGATGCTGCCAAAGCAGAATACGAACTGACCGTCACCGCTGAAGAAGCAAGGACAAAAGTGAAACTGATTAAACTAGCCATCGAAGAGCTTGGCTCTGTGAATACAGGCGCAATTGAAGAATACGAACGGATTGCGGAGCGTTTCAGTTTCCTTGAAGAGCAGCGGAACGATCTGATGGAAGCGAAAGAAACCCTGCATACCGTCATAGCGGAAATGGATGAAGAAATGACAAGAAGGTTCCAGTCGGTCTTTTATGATATCCGCGAGCATTTCGGCACCGTATTTGCCGAGCTGTTCGGGGGCGGACGTGCCGATCTTCTGCTCACCGATCCAGACAATATGCTGACTACCGGTGTCGATATCGTAGCGCAGCCGCCGGGCAAGAAGCTGCAAAACCTCAACCTTCTTTCAGGAGGGGAACGGGCGCTTACGGCTATCGCGCTGCTGTTTGCCATTTTGAAAGTGCGGCCGGTTCCGTTTTGCGTCCTGGATGAGGTGGAAGCCGCCCTCGATGATGCGAATGTACACCGCTTTGCAGCTTTTCTGAAACAGTTCAGCGCCGAATCGCAGTTCATCGTCATCACCCACCGAAAAGGCACAATGGAAGAAGCGGATGTTTTATACGGTGTTACCATGCAGGAATCTGGCGTTTCAAAGCTTGTTTCCGTCCGACTGGAAGAATCCAAGCAGCTCGTGCAGGGGCAGCAAGCTTAAAGGAAGCGGCGGCTGCGGTCCTGAATCTGCACAGCCTGGTTATATTTCCATACTAATTCAACAGATTAAAAAGTGCCGGACTGCAGGAATGGGGAGGCCGGCTCGGTGAATGACAGGAAACTATTCTCATGGGCACGCGTGTCCTGCGCTGGAACAGTCCGGCACATACTATTTTGGAAAGCTGGCGGATCTCACGACTGGTTCTCAATATCGATCTCATCGTAAACCAGCCGTTATCAAAAAGGCGCTGTTATATGATGAGGTTGATTTTGCAAGGCTGGGCAAGCCCCTTGAAAACTGCTCCGGATTTTCTTCATGCGGTGATGACTTTAGGATATTATTCAAATCAACGTCCAGCGGAAGGGGCCGGAAAAGTGAGACCCTGTAAGAGCGTAAGCAATCATAAGGTTCACCCCGCCCCGCGGCGAAGAAGACACCGTGAATGTGACCGAAGTGAAGCAAGAACAGATGGCGCAATTGTGATTTGGTGAAAGCGAGTATCTGCTGCGGAAATCAACAGCCGCATTCTGCAGAACCAGTAAAGAAGGAAAGGATGTGCATGTATGAGCTTTTTCAAGAAGTTGAAGGATAAACTGACGAAACAGACAAATGACACAACAGATAAGTTCAAGGACGGCTTGACCAAGACGAGGGATTCTTTTACAGGCCGTATCAATGAACTTGTTGCCCAATATCGTAAAGTCGATGAGGAGTTTTTTGAGGAACTAGAAGAAATCATGATCAGTGCGGATGTCGGTGTCGCGACTGTCATGGACTTAATCGAGGAACTGAAAGATGAAGTGAAGCTCCGTAATATCAAAGACCCGAAAGAAGTCCAGGCAGTGATCTCGGAAAAGCTTGTGGAACTCTTCCATGAAGAAGACACCGGTGGAAATCCCGGCTTGAATATGGAAGAGGGCGGACTTACCGTCATCCTGTTTGTCGGTGTCAACGGCGTCGGGAAAACGACAACAATCGGAAAGATGGCGCACAATTTCAAAGAAGAAGGCAAAAAGGTTGTGCTTGCTGCCGGAGACACCTTCCGGGCAGGGGCGATCGAACAGCTTGAAGTCTGGGGAGAACGTGTCGGTGTGGAAGTGATCAAGCAAGCTGCGGGTTCAGACCCGGCTGCCGTTATGTTTGATGCCGTTAAGGCGGCGCAGTCCCGCAAAGCTGATGTCCTTCTTTGCGATACAGCCGGCCGCCTGCAAAATAAAGTGAACTTGATGAACGAGCTCGGGAAAGTGAAAAAAGTGCTGTCCAGGGAAATTCCGGGCGCTCCACATGAAACACTGCTTGTCGTCGATGCGACAACAGGCCAGAATGCGATGAGCCAGGCTAAAATTTTCAATGACACTACCGAGCTGAGCGGGATCGTCCTCACCAAACTGGACGGAACGGCAAAAGGCGGTATTGTCCTGGCCATCCGTCATGAACTCCAGATTCCGATCAAGTTTGTCGGTCTTGGCGAAAGAATGGATGATCTGCAGGAGTTCGATGCCGAGCAATTCGTTTATGGCCTGTTTTCAGATATGGTGGACAAAGCGGGAGACGAGGAAGAAGAGGAAGACGAAGAATAGGTTAGGGAATAACTCGCGGATTTTTGCTATCGATCTCTGTTAAGATAAAAACTTGACATGGATTGCACGAGCATGTATTATAATATTTCGTAAAGGCGTTTTACTTAACATAGGGAGTGTCCGCCATGTCGCTGGAAAAAACGACGAGAATGAATTATCTGTTCGATTTTTATCAGGAACTGCTGACGCCCAAGCAGCGGAACTATATGGCATTCTATTATCTGGACGATTATTCCCTTGGTGAAATCGCTGAAGAATACCAGGTCAGCCGCCAGGCTGTATACGACAATATCAAACGGACGGAAGCAATGCTTGAGCAATATGAAGAAAAACTGCTGTTATTTAAGAAGTTCCAGGAAAGAAAACAGCTGCTCGGGCTGCTCAAATCCGGCCTTGCCGAAATCGGCGGGCCGAAAGAAAAATTGTTCCGTATTGTGGAAGATATCGACAAACTGGACTAGGGAGGGCGGCACGATATGGCATTTGAAGGATTAGCCGACCGACTGCAAAGCACCATTCAGAAAATAAAGGGCAAGGGGAAAGTGAGCGAAGCCGATGTCAAGGCGATGATGCGTGAAGTCCGGCTTGCCCTGCTTGAAGCCGATGTCAACTTCAAGGTCGTCAAAGATTTTGTCAAACGCGTCAATGAACGTGCAGTCGGCCAGGAAGTCATGGAATCGTTGACACCGGGCCAGCAGGTCATCAAGGTCGTCAAAGAGGAATTGACTGAACTGATGGGCGGGGAACAAAGCAAAATCAAGACGGCCAAACGGCCGCCGACGGTGATCATGATGGTCGGCCTGCAAGGTGCAGGTAAAACGACCACCACCGGCAAGCTGGCAAATCACCTGCGCAAAAAGCATAACCGCAAGCCGCTTCTTGCAGCTGCCGACATATACCGTCCGGCTGCGATTAACCAGCTGGAAACGATCGGAAAGCAGCTCAGCATGCCTGTCTTCTCGCTTGGGGACAAAGTAAGCCCTGTTGAAATCGCCCAGAAGGCGATCGATAAGGCGAAAGAAGAGCATAATGACTATGT
Coding sequences:
- the smc gene encoding chromosome segregation protein SMC — translated: MFLKRLDVVGFKSFAERVSVDFVPGVTAVVGPNGSGKSNITDAIRWVLGEQSAKSLRGSKMEDIIFAGSDTRKSLNVAEVALTLDNTDRFFPTDYSEITVTRRVYRSGESEFFINKQSCRLKDIVDLFMDSGLGREAFSIISQGRVEEILSSKSEDRRTIFEEAAGVLKYKHRKRKAEQKLNETQENLHRVEDIIHELEGQLEPLKIQASIARDYLEKKAELKEIEVALTVHEIEELHEQWEAQKADFARNSDLEIRLGAEIQKKEARLEELRDTMLAIDESVNDLQEVLLIASKDLEKLEGRKEVLKERKKNYHQHRESYKQQIRDGEEKAARLEMNLKQENQKLADYQSELSAIGEKLKQKQTELTVSDQNIEEAIENMKTDYIDLLNRQAAFRNEIRYIEEQLTQEQSKNSRLDEDSHKYSSRLEEIRNRKAEIEEKLEEKGKEIEAQAAEFHQFQQKLEKNRQSYSSSESKLYQAYQYIQQFRSKKEVLEDMQDDYSGFFQGVKEVLKARDRIPGIAGAVAELITVPKEYETAIETALGGAMQHIVIDNEKNARSAIGFLKKMRYGRATFLPMTVLKGRSIPAGQLEAVSGHPAFIGVGAELVKHEDRYSPVISNLLGNVIVTSDLKGANDLARMLNYRYRIVTAEGDVVNPGGSMTGGAAKQKGNSLLSRQRELEHLKRKLAEAEKQTGQLEKRVKSLKETISADEKRMDEWREKISRAKMDEQALKSGLREVEMEERNASERLSLYEHEMQSYQQDRQQKSEKLDKLKKELAASTLEAKELEQTIEQLTKQKSVQQHSKEALQSDVTELKVTYAEKQQMAANQENTVARIAAEQAETKELLENAKEEFILLEEEMNSNSSGEEKLEEEIIRKRREKDESVSLISNRREERMKHQQKHDDIERELKEEKRQYKQLTELLRDEEVKINRLDVGLENRLDHLRDEYALSFDAAKAEYELTVTAEEARTKVKLIKLAIEELGSVNTGAIEEYERIAERFSFLEEQRNDLMEAKETLHTVIAEMDEEMTRRFQSVFYDIREHFGTVFAELFGGGRADLLLTDPDNMLTTGVDIVAQPPGKKLQNLNLLSGGERALTAIALLFAILKVRPVPFCVLDEVEAALDDANVHRFAAFLKQFSAESQFIVITHRKGTMEEADVLYGVTMQESGVSKLVSVRLEESKQLVQGQQA
- the ftsY gene encoding signal recognition particle-docking protein FtsY; amino-acid sequence: MSFFKKLKDKLTKQTNDTTDKFKDGLTKTRDSFTGRINELVAQYRKVDEEFFEELEEIMISADVGVATVMDLIEELKDEVKLRNIKDPKEVQAVISEKLVELFHEEDTGGNPGLNMEEGGLTVILFVGVNGVGKTTTIGKMAHNFKEEGKKVVLAAGDTFRAGAIEQLEVWGERVGVEVIKQAAGSDPAAVMFDAVKAAQSRKADVLLCDTAGRLQNKVNLMNELGKVKKVLSREIPGAPHETLLVVDATTGQNAMSQAKIFNDTTELSGIVLTKLDGTAKGGIVLAIRHELQIPIKFVGLGERMDDLQEFDAEQFVYGLFSDMVDKAGDEEEEEDEE
- a CDS encoding putative DNA-binding protein, which gives rise to MSLEKTTRMNYLFDFYQELLTPKQRNYMAFYYLDDYSLGEIAEEYQVSRQAVYDNIKRTEAMLEQYEEKLLLFKKFQERKQLLGLLKSGLAEIGGPKEKLFRIVEDIDKLD